A window of Maioricimonas rarisocia genomic DNA:
CTACACGCTCACCAAGGTCGAGTCCGAAGAGCTGTTCCTCGAGTACGTGCGTCGAAACAATCTGCCCGGCCTGGCGCTGCGACCGGGATTCGTATACGGACCGCGCGATCGGACTGTCCTGCCTCGCATCATCGAGCGACTGCGGGATGGCAAATTTGCCTATCTGGGGTCCGGAGAGCAGTTGATGAACAACACGTTCGTCGAAAACCTGGTGGACGCCGTGTTTCTCGCTCTCGAGCGGGATGATCTCGTTGGCGAGGTCTTCAACATCACCGACGGGCGGCTGGTCTCTAAGCAGGAATTCATCGAGTCGATTGCCGACTCGGCCGGACTCAGGAAACCGACGAAGCACGTTCCGCTCGGCGTCGCCAAGGTGCTGGCGACCGTGATGGAGACCGCCTGGCGAACACTGGGGAAGGATGAAGCCCCACTGCTCTCGCAGGCCCGCATCAAGTTTCTCGGTCTCAATCTCGACTACTCGATCGAGAAGGCGAAGCGGGAGCTGAATTATCAGCCGAAGGTCGACTTCCGGGACGGAATGCAGCGTACAATGGAATGGTTTCGTGAACAGGGTGTGGCCTGAAGCTGCGCACCGTCCCGAACCGGGAACACCGCCATGTCGTCAGCAACCGAACTTCCCGAGACCGATTCGCCGCCGGAGTCCGCAAGGAAGCCGCTGTCGGTGAGGGAGTACGTTCGCAGCCGGCTGTTGCGACTGGGCATCTTTTTCGTGATCTACGTGCTGTCGATCGGTCCGATGTTCTGGCCGTGGTACGAGGGGCGGTATCTGAACGGTTCACGTCTGATCGCCGCCTTTTATGAACCACTCTGGATGCTGGCGGGCTGGGTTCCGCCGCTCGGTCACCTGATCAACTGGTACGTCCGGATCTGGATCCTGTAGCCGGAACGTGCCGGCCTTGATTCGCGGAGATGACCGTTGACGACGCTCAGTCAGTCGCGACCGCGCGGTGCTGTGAAGCGGCCACGAACGCCAGCCCCTGCAGCGACAGGTGCGGTTCGTAGCGGACGATGGAGGGCATGTGCGGCTGCAGCAGCGTC
This region includes:
- a CDS encoding NAD-dependent epimerase/dehydratase family protein, whose product is MSWSDDDLLLVTGATGLVGSHVAERARKQGIRTRALARSTADIRLLQKWDVEIATGSLTEPYAIKGAMQGATHVVHCAAKVGDWGPVEKYREVNVGGLESLLEAAGENDRLKRFVHISSLGVYPARDHYGTDESVSPNKEGIDGYTLTKVESEELFLEYVRRNNLPGLALRPGFVYGPRDRTVLPRIIERLRDGKFAYLGSGEQLMNNTFVENLVDAVFLALERDDLVGEVFNITDGRLVSKQEFIESIADSAGLRKPTKHVPLGVAKVLATVMETAWRTLGKDEAPLLSQARIKFLGLNLDYSIEKAKRELNYQPKVDFRDGMQRTMEWFREQGVA